In Littorina saxatilis isolate snail1 linkage group LG8, US_GU_Lsax_2.0, whole genome shotgun sequence, a single genomic region encodes these proteins:
- the LOC138973076 gene encoding CST complex subunit TEN1-like, translated as MEVRNIPSFGEPFLLQELVEPSQWMQSSISVLGRLDQHDTGHCRARLVEPKSQASLTVDTTLVEPFDARIGSLFHFIGEMKPGDMDKESAMVLAARIVRSCDGLDLTMYEKALKAQRDYLKSREDS; from the exons ATGGAGGTCCGAAACATTCCCTCATTTGGAGAACCTTTCCTACTTCAGGAACTGGTGGAGCCATCGCAGTGGATGCAGAGCTCAATCAGCGTGCTTGGAAG ATTAGACCAACATGACACCGGTCACTGTCGAGCCAGGCTAGTGGAGCCGAAGTCTCAGGCGTCTCTGACAGTCGACACGACACTGGTGGAACCTTTTGACGCCAGAATCGGGAGCCTGTTCCATTTCATCGGGGAAATGAAGCCAGGGGATATGGACAAGGAAAGCGCTATGGTGCTCGCCGCACGGATCGTGCGAAGCTGTGATGGACTTGACCTGACTATGTATGAGAAAGCGCTAAAAGCACAGAGAGACTATTTGAAAAGTAGAGAAGATAGTtga